Below is a genomic region from Ammonifex degensii KC4.
CTTCCGGTCGCGTAGCACTATGTTCCCTACATCTCCCACTCCCAGGCCGTCCACTAGCACCCGGCCGGCAGACACCCGCCCGGCAAAGCGCCCCCCTTTCGGGGTTATCTCAATTATCTGTCCGTTTTCTGCCACGAAAATGTTCTCCGGCCGCAGGCCCAGTTCCCGGGCCAGCTCGGCGTGGCGGATGAGCATCCGGTACTCGCCGTGAACCGGTATGAAGTAGCGGGGGCGCGTGAGGTTGATCATGAGCTTTAATTCTTCCTGGCAAGGGTGTCCGGATACGTGAACCGCCGAAACGGCCTCGTAGAGCACCATGGCTCCTCGCTTGAAGAGCTGGTCCACCACCCGGGCTACCAGCTTCTCGTTGCCGGGAATGGGCACCGCCGAGATGATGATGGTGTCCCCAGGTATGATCTCCAGTTGCTTGAACTCGCCGGTGGCCATCCTGGTCAGGGCCGACATGGGTTCCCCCTGGCTGCCGGTGGTGAGGATGGCCACCTGGTGGCGGGGAAGCCGGTTGGCCTCCTCCAACTCCACCATTACACCCTGGGGAAGGTTAAGATAGCCCAGCTTGTGGGCTATGCTCACCACGTTCACCATGCTGCGCCCGGCTACGGCCACCTTGCGTCCATAGCGCTGCGCCACCAAGATAGCCTGCTGCACCCGGTGGATGTTGGTAGCGAAAGTGGCGATTATCACCCGCCCGCGCGAGCGACGGAAGACCTCATCAAAGGTCTCCCCCACCACCCGCTCCGACATGGTGTAGCCCGTGTGCTCGGCATTGGTACTGTCCGAAAGCAGGACCAGCACTCCCCTCTCCCCCAGCTGGGCTAGGCGGTGAAAATCGATAAGCTCGCCGTCCACCGGCGTGTGATCCACCTTGAAGTCACCGGTGTGCAGCACCACTCCCAGAGGGGTGTGCAGGGCTACCGCCACGGCGTCGGGAATACTGTGGGAAACGCGGATGAACTCGACCTTAAAGCAGCCGCACTCCACCACGTCCCGCGGCTTCACCACCCGCAGGTCGGCCTTGAAGCCGGGGAGCTGCTCCTCCAGCTTACCTTCCAAGAGCCCCAGCGTGAGCCGGGTCCCGTAAACGGGCACGTTGAGCTGGGGCAGGACATAGGGCAGCGCCCCTATGTGGTCCTCGTGACCGTGGGTGAGCACGATGGCCCGCACCATCTGGCGGTTCTCCACCAGGTAACTGACATCGGGAATGACCACGTCTATCCCCAAAAGCTCCTCTTCCGGGAACATGAGCCCGCAGTCTATCACCACGATGTCGTTCCCGCAGCGAACCGCCATGCAGTTCTTGCCTATCTCCCCTAGCCCCCCCAGGGGAATGATCTGCAGCCTCCCGTTGCGCAAGAAACTCCTCCACCTCCTTTCCTCCTTGGCGTTCACATAAAAAAGAAAACCTGAGTCGGGCATACCCTCAGGTTAAAGGCCGCCGTTTCCGCTTCTATTATACACCCTCTCCTTTCCGGGACACAACGCTCTTTCTGGTTACGACGGTTATTTCTTCCTGCTTGCGCCCCGTAGTCCGGCTGATCAACTTCACCACGCGTTCCGTCTCCTGGGCACTTAACTCCCGGGAGAGGATCACCGTAATTCCCCGCTCTTCTATGGTGACCACCGCCTCTGCAAACCCCTGGGCCTTAAGCAGGCCTTCCAGCCAGGCCTCTTTCTCCGCCCGCTGGGTGAGCTCCATTAGTTTCTCCTGAGCTTCCCGGCGGGTGGCCGCGCTGGTTCCCGGATCCTTGGCTATCTCCCTCAAAAGCTCTACCTGCTGGCTACGTCGGCTCTCTTTTTCCAGCCGGAAGTCGGTAAAGAAACCGTCTTTAGCCTCCTGCCGCGGGGGAGCCACCGGAGCAGTTACCTTCTCCTCCGCCTGGGAAGGGCAGGGCTTCCCCGCCTCCCTAAGCTTGATCAGGACCGGCAGGAAAACCCCTAACAGGAAAAGTAGGGTGAATATGGTCAAAAAAGAGCGGCGCACAAAGATGAGCCTCATTTCTCCACCACCGCTTCCGGCCAGCGGGGCAGAATGGTCACGCGGTGGGCCTCGATCCCCAGGGCTACCTGCACGGCCCGGAAAAGCTTCTCTTTTACTAGGGGGTCAGCTGCCCCGTCGGCCACCACTACCACCCCTAGGGGCCGGGGCGCCTCCTCGCGCTCCACCACGGCCTCTTCCTGCTGCCCGCCCCGCACCACCACTATCTGCCCGTTGTTGTTGTCTTCCGTCACCACGCGGCTCCCCCCTCCTTTGTCCTTTTCCTCCGTGATCCTCCGGGAAGCTACGGCGTTGGTGGCGTAATCCACTTTGGTGGAACCGGCCAGGCATACCGTGACCTCTACCCGCCCCGCTCCCTCTACCTGGGAAAGCAGCCGGGCCAGCCGGGAAGCCAGCTCCTTCTCCTCCTCCCGCAAGCGGGTAGCCGAACCCACCTTCCCCGGCTCGGGCTTGGCCGGCGGCGGAGTTCCGGATTTACCCCCCAGACTTCCCATTATCAGGAATAGCACCCCCGCCGCCCCCAGCAAGGCTACCTTTAGCCAGTAGCCCGGCTTTCTGGCCCAAAAGCTGTCTTTCCCGCCGAACAGACGCTGCCAGTTCAAAGGCTCACCTCCCTCAAGGCGCCACCAGGGTTATCTTCTGCTGGGGCAAATTGTAAAAGTCGGCCAGCGTCTTCACAGCCTCCGACGCCCCCTCGTCGGCCGAAACCGTGCTGGCAGGAACGCCGTGCGAAACATAAAGCTTTATCTCCCGCAGGCGCGGATATCCTCCCGGCTCCTCCTCCAGCAACACCTCCACCTGGTCCACGGGCAGCCCCGCCAGGCGGGAAAGCGCCTTTACCTGCCGGGCCAAGCTTTCCCGGTAAAGCTCCTCCGCCTTTTTCTGCCACTCAGGAGAAGAGGCGGAAGCCACGGCGCTGCTACCCACCGGCGGCAGAGAACGAAACTCCGCACTTGAACGCAACCCGGTCAGGATCACCTGCAAAATGGCCGCCACCAGCAGAAGACCACAAACCAGCCGTATGTAGCGCCGCATCTCCCCCGTGGGCAGCCAGAACTCCAGGAACACGGCCAGAAGCACTAGCAGGGTGAGGTTGCGCACCAATTCCGCTATTTTCTCCAAGCCACCCCTCCCCTTTCAGCGCAACGAAGTGGTTAAATGGGCCAGGCCGGTCACCAACCCGATGGAGAAAAGGGCCAAAAGTCCCACCAGCACCACCACGGCAAAAACCCCCAAAAGCCCTGCTCCTACCGCATCCAGGCAAGCCGCTAGCCTCCCCTCCACCGGCTGCACCAAAGCAGCCGCCAGCTTAAAAAGCAAGCTTAAAGCTCCGAGTTTTACCGCCGGAAAGGCCACCGCTCCCAAAACCACCAGCATGCCGGCCAGACCCACCGCACTTTTCAGCAAAAGAGAGGTGCTCAGTACGGCCTCGAAGGCGTCGGCCAGCATGCTGCCGGCCACGGGGATGAAAGCTCCCGTGGCGTACTTGGCCGCCCGCAGCGCCAGCCCCCCGCTCACCGCCCCCGCTACTCCCT
It encodes:
- a CDS encoding ribonuclease J, whose translation is MRNGRLQIIPLGGLGEIGKNCMAVRCGNDIVVIDCGLMFPEEELLGIDVVIPDVSYLVENRQMVRAIVLTHGHEDHIGALPYVLPQLNVPVYGTRLTLGLLEGKLEEQLPGFKADLRVVKPRDVVECGCFKVEFIRVSHSIPDAVAVALHTPLGVVLHTGDFKVDHTPVDGELIDFHRLAQLGERGVLVLLSDSTNAEHTGYTMSERVVGETFDEVFRRSRGRVIIATFATNIHRVQQAILVAQRYGRKVAVAGRSMVNVVSIAHKLGYLNLPQGVMVELEEANRLPRHQVAILTTGSQGEPMSALTRMATGEFKQLEIIPGDTIIISAVPIPGNEKLVARVVDQLFKRGAMVLYEAVSAVHVSGHPCQEELKLMINLTRPRYFIPVHGEYRMLIRHAELARELGLRPENIFVAENGQIIEITPKGGRFAGRVSAGRVLVDGLGVGDVGNIVLRDRKQLAQDGILIVVVALSQETGQVVAGPDVISRGFVYVREAEALMEEVKAQVRAILDRCIERKSLEWATIKSEVRETLSRFLYERTRRRPMILPIIMGV
- a CDS encoding stage III sporulation protein AF, with amino-acid sequence MEKIAELVRNLTLLVLLAVFLEFWLPTGEMRRYIRLVCGLLLVAAILQVILTGLRSSAEFRSLPPVGSSAVASASSPEWQKKAEELYRESLARQVKALSRLAGLPVDQVEVLLEEEPGGYPRLREIKLYVSHGVPASTVSADEGASEAVKTLADFYNLPQQKITLVAP
- a CDS encoding SpoIIIAH-like family protein; the protein is MTIFTLLFLLGVFLPVLIKLREAGKPCPSQAEEKVTAPVAPPRQEAKDGFFTDFRLEKESRRSQQVELLREIAKDPGTSAATRREAQEKLMELTQRAEKEAWLEGLLKAQGFAEAVVTIEERGITVILSRELSAQETERVVKLISRTTGRKQEEITVVTRKSVVSRKGEGV